One Candidatus Regiella endosymbiont of Tuberolachnus salignus genomic window, AATCACGTAGTTGTCTACGCTCATCGGTCGGTCGCCCTGGCCGCCTTGCCGTAACTAGAAATTCATTGGGTATAACTGCAGCGATGGTAGTTAGTGCCTTGTTTTTTAGTTAATTAGAGGAAGGGGAGGAGCCGTGGTTTTACGGCATACCGGATATACCCTTCGCCTTTGAAGCCGCCGCGTTGTTGGCTGCGGGGTTCGCGCCCTCATGGTAGGTTCATCGGTCTCACGCCCTTGGCCGCCTAGCGGCAACGTCAAAGACTGTGGGTATAACAAAATCAATTATCACGAATATATTCATCCATATCCGTTTTTAAATTATCTGATTTAGTACCAAAAATAGCTTGCACTCCAGAGCCTGAAACCACAACACCAGCAGCGCCAAGCTTTTTCAAACCCGCTTGATCTACTTTAGTAATATCTTCCACACTGACACGTAAACGAGTAATACAGGCATCTAAGTTAAGAATATTTTTTTTACCACCAAAGGTGGCAACCAGTGCCGCAGACATTTCAGAGCCACTCCGCAACATTTGCTCATCTGATTCACTTTCACGACCGGGAGTTTTGAGATCTAATTTCACGATCAGCAATCGAAAAATAATGTAATAAACGAAACCATAACAAATACCAACTAAAGGAAATAACCAGATCCGACTGCTGTTACCACTCAGTACGATAAAATCAATCAATCCATGAGAGAAACTCGTACCATCGCGCATGCCAAGTAAAATACAAATGGGGAAAGCTAACCCCGCTAAAATGGCATGAATCGCGTACAGAACCGGAGCCACAAACATAAAAGTGAATTCTATCGGTTCAGTGATACCCGTCAAAAATGCGGTGAGTGCGGCCGAAATCATGATGCCGCCGACTTTAGCTCGGTTTTCAGGTTTAGCGGAATGCCAAATTGCAATAGCAGCGGCGGGCAAACCATACATTTTAAATAAAAAGCCACCTGATAATTTCCCCGCCGTTGGATCACCGGCGATATAACGCGGAATATCACCGTGAAATACCTGCCCAGCCGAATTAATATATTCTCCAATTTGCATCTGAAAAGGAACATTCCATATATGATGAAGACCGAAGGGAACCAGGGCACGTTCTACAACACCATAAATAGCAAACGCCGCTACCGAATTCTGATAAGCAGCCCACTGTGAAAAAGTTTGTACCGCATTACCTATCGGTGGCCAGATGAAGGCCAACATCCCTCCTAATAAAATAGCCGAAAAACCAGAAATAATAGGGACAAAACGTTTACCGGCAAAAAACCCTAAGTATTCGGGTAATTTAATCCGATAAAAACGATTAAACATATAAGCGGCAACTGCACCTGCTGCTATCCCACCTAATACCCCGGTATCAGCCAAACGCTTGCCAGAAATTTCATCCGCAGGCATATGCAAGATCAATGGCGCAATTACAGCTATGGTTTTCACCATAATGCCATAGGCCACAACAGCAGCTAAAGCCGAAACACCATCATTGTTAGTAAAACCTAATGCAACCCCGATAGCAAAAATTAATGGCATGTTAGCAAATACGGAACCACCCGCTTCTGCCATGACGTGAGAGACTACCGCAGGTAACCAGCTAAAATCAGCGGAACCTACCCCCAGTAAAATACCGGCGATAGGTAATACGGATACCGGTAGCATTAGCGATTTACCCACTTTTTGTAGGCTTGCAAATGCGTTTCTAAACATAATGAAATATACTCCTGGTTAATAATAAATAATTTTTTATTGTTTCTTATTCCTCGTTACAAAAACAGGTAATCCTTTACTAAACTGAGCATCTTTAGCGCTCTTTGGTTATTACGAAGAGTAAAATAAATTGTCTTTTTAATGTTTGATGATAATCACGTTTCTATAAACAAAGAAAAAAATTTCCAGTATTGGTATCGCTTTTTGTAATAAATTACAAATTAATAGACTAATTTACGCCAAAGGACATATACCCAATGAATTTCGAGTTACGGCCAGGGCGACCGACCGATGAGCGTAGACAACTACGTGATTCGGCGAGCACCCGCAGACA contains:
- the ptsG gene encoding PTS glucose transporter subunit IIBC → MFRNAFASLQKVGKSLMLPVSVLPIAGILLGVGSADFSWLPAVVSHVMAEAGGSVFANMPLIFAIGVALGFTNNDGVSALAAVVAYGIMVKTIAVIAPLILHMPADEISGKRLADTGVLGGIAAGAVAAYMFNRFYRIKLPEYLGFFAGKRFVPIISGFSAILLGGMLAFIWPPIGNAVQTFSQWAAYQNSVAAFAIYGVVERALVPFGLHHIWNVPFQMQIGEYINSAGQVFHGDIPRYIAGDPTAGKLSGGFLFKMYGLPAAAIAIWHSAKPENRAKVGGIMISAALTAFLTGITEPIEFTFMFVAPVLYAIHAILAGLAFPICILLGMRDGTSFSHGLIDFIVLSGNSSRIWLFPLVGICYGFVYYIIFRLLIVKLDLKTPGRESESDEQMLRSGSEMSAALVATFGGKKNILNLDACITRLRVSVEDITKVDQAGLKKLGAAGVVVSGSGVQAIFGTKSDNLKTDMDEYIRDN